The Gemmatimonadota bacterium genome contains the following window.
GCTTCTTATGAATGCGGCGTTCCGCTGAAGGACTCCGCGCGGAAGAACTTCTCCGTCAAGTTCTACCTGATCGCCATCCTTTTCATCCTTTTCGACGTGGAGATTATTTACCTCTACCCATGGGCCGTCGTTTATGGCGATCTTCAGTTATTCGGCGCCGCGGCCATGGGGGTTTTCTTCCTCCTGCTCGTCATCGGATTCCTGTACGAATGGAAACGGGGTGCCCTGGAATGGGATTAGAAGACCAGCTGCAGGAAAACGT
Protein-coding sequences here:
- a CDS encoding NADH-quinone oxidoreductase subunit A, with product MSYLPLILLVILVLIVAAVIVTLSSFIGRKKTSASKLASYECGVPLKDSARKNFSVKFYLIAILFILFDVEIIYLYPWAVVYGDLQLFGAAAMGVFFLLLVIGFLYEWKRGALEWD